The sequence GATCGGACCGGCTCCGGGGACTCGTCGGCCACGATCTGGAGGGCGCCCGAGAAGGAGATGCCCGCCCGCAGCGCGCTCACCAGCAGATCGAGCGTGTCCGGGAACTCCTCGGCGAACGCCTTCATCCGGGCGTTCTTCTTGTGCATCACCCAGAGGACCGGGAGGAAGCCGCCGATCCCCATGAAGACGATCGAGTGCAGGATCTTCCCGAAGATGATGAACGAGGCCAGATAGCAGGCCATGGCCGAGGCCGCGATCGCCGCGAGGAACGTGGCGACGCGCATGCCGAGGCCGGCCTGATAGAGGAGGAGCTCGAGCCGCTTCGCGGCCGAGACCTTCTTCAGGAACTCGTCCAGGAACGGGAGCGTGCTCATCCGGGTGTCCCGCTCGACGACCACGGGTCCCGTGGCCGAGCCGCCCCGCTCCCCGCCGCCCACGCGCTGCTTCAGCTCGAGGTTCTCCCGCTCGCGACGCTGCGTCAGCATCGCCGCGACGAGCGCCGCCGTGGCGGCGAAGATGAGAATCGAGACGAGGACGAAGATCATTTCGCCCCCCGCTCGAAGATGCCGGTCACGTCGACACCGGCCAGCTTGATCTGGTCCACGAAGTGAGGCACCACGCCCGTGGCCTCGAAGCGACCCTCGACCTGGCCGTTCGCCTTCGTGCCGGTGCGGTGGAACTTGAAGATCTCCTGCATCGTGACGACCGGACCTTCCATGCCCGTGATCTCGGCGATGCTCAGGACCTTCCTCGTGCCGTCCGAGACGCGCGAGACGTGGACGATGATCTGGAGCGCCGAAGCGACCTGCTCGCGAATGGCCTTGTCCTGGAGCGCGTGTCCGGCCATGAGGACCAGGTTCTCGAGGCGGTGCAGCGCGTCACGCGGTCCGTTCGAGTGGATCGTCGTGAGCGAGCCGTCATGGCCCGTGTTCATGGCCTGGAGCATGTCCAGCACCTCGTCGCCTCGCACCTCGCCGACCACGATCCGGTCGGGACGCATACGGAGCGAGTTGCGCACGAGATCGCGCTGGGTGATCTGGCCCTTGCCCTCGATGTTCGGCGGCCGCGTCTCGAGGCGCACCACGTGCGGCTGCTGCAGCATGAGCTCGGCCGAGTCCTCGATCGTCACGATGCGCTCCCCGTCCGGGATGTAGCGCGAGAGGATGTTGAGGAGCGTCGTCTTGCCGGAGCCGGTGCCCCCGGTGATGAGCATGTTGATCCGGGCCCGGATGGCGCCGCGCAGGAGGCGCGCCATCGGCTCCGTGATCGAGCCCAGCTCCAGGAGGTTGTCGATCGAGAGCGCGCGGCGCCGGAACCGGCGGATCGAGAGGATCGGGCCGTCCAGCGCGGCGGGAGGAATGATCGCGTTCACGCGCGATCCGTCCGGAAGGCGCGCGTCCACGAGCGGGGTCGACTCGTCGATCCGGCGCCCCACCCGCGAGATGATGCGGTCGATGATGAGCCGGAGGTGCGCGTCGTCACGGAACTGGACGCCCGTCATCTCCAGGCGGCCCAGGCGCTCCACGTACACCTGACGGTGCGTGTTCACGAGGATGTCCGAGATCTCCTCGTCGAGGAGGAAGGGCGTGATCGGCCCCAGATCGAAGGTGTCGTGGAGGAGCTCCTGGATGAGCCGCTCCTCGTCCGAGCGCGTGATGCGAACGTCCTGCTCGGTCAGGAGCCGTCGCGCCAGCGACTCCACCTGGTCCCGGCGGCGGGCTTCGTCCAGTCCATCCAGCATCTGCATGTTCAGCTTGCCGATGATGTCGCGATGGAGCCGGCGCTTCAGCTCCGTGTACTCGTCCACCTGGGGCGCGACGACGGAAGCGCGTCCGTTGGGCGACTCCTGCTCGGCCGTGGGCGTGGTCGACGGCGCGTTGGTCGCGGACGGGCGGCGGAAACGATCGCGAATGCTCATCGAAGCACCTTCTTTCCGAACAGGCCCCTCCGGATGCTCTCCTCCGCGGGGGTGACGGGGACCTCCTTCCCGACCAGCTTGGCGGCCAGGGCGATGACATCCTTGGACGCCTGGGAGTCGGGATCGTCGAGGCAGAGAGCCCGGCCCGCGTTCACCGAGGCGAACACGCGCCGGTAGTCGTTCTGAATCGTGTGGAAGGCTCGTACTTGAAGCGCTTCGAAGAGCTGGTCCAGCGTGATGAAGCCGCGGGTCCCGCTGTAGCGGTTCACCACGACCTTCACCCGGCCGGGAACGTCGGTGAAGTGGAGCCGGTCGAACACCTCGAGGGCGCGCCGGGCGGCCCGGATCGAGGGAATGCTGAGCTCGACCAGGAGGACGATCGTGGTGCTCCGGTCGAGAACCTCGAGCGAGACCTCGTCGAAGGAGTGCGGCGCGTCCACGACGACCGCGTCGTGCGCGGCCGAGATCGCGTCGAGCACGCCGCCGGCCTGGGCCGGCGAGATCGGCTCGATCTGCGCGAGATCCTCCGGCTGGGCG is a genomic window of Candidatus Eisenbacteria bacterium containing:
- a CDS encoding CpaF family protein, with product MSIRDRFRRPSATNAPSTTPTAEQESPNGRASVVAPQVDEYTELKRRLHRDIIGKLNMQMLDGLDEARRRDQVESLARRLLTEQDVRITRSDEERLIQELLHDTFDLGPITPFLLDEEISDILVNTHRQVYVERLGRLEMTGVQFRDDAHLRLIIDRIISRVGRRIDESTPLVDARLPDGSRVNAIIPPAALDGPILSIRRFRRRALSIDNLLELGSITEPMARLLRGAIRARINMLITGGTGSGKTTLLNILSRYIPDGERIVTIEDSAELMLQQPHVVRLETRPPNIEGKGQITQRDLVRNSLRMRPDRIVVGEVRGDEVLDMLQAMNTGHDGSLTTIHSNGPRDALHRLENLVLMAGHALQDKAIREQVASALQIIVHVSRVSDGTRKVLSIAEITGMEGPVVTMQEIFKFHRTGTKANGQVEGRFEATGVVPHFVDQIKLAGVDVTGIFERGAK
- a CDS encoding type II secretion system F family protein codes for the protein MIFVLVSILIFAATAALVAAMLTQRRERENLELKQRVGGGERGGSATGPVVVERDTRMSTLPFLDEFLKKVSAAKRLELLLYQAGLGMRVATFLAAIAASAMACYLASFIIFGKILHSIVFMGIGGFLPVLWVMHKKNARMKAFAEEFPDTLDLLVSALRAGISFSGALQIVADESPEPVRSEFAIVVEEQALGLDLREALGNLATRVDSLDLKFFVTAVVLQKDTGGNLTEVLENTGKLIRDRFRILGDIMTFTAQGRMTGMILTCLPLGLAIFMAMLAPDYFGKMWNHPNGRAILGFAALMQIMGGLAIRKIVDIKV